The genome window GCCGGCGGCGAGGGCGCGGGCCTTTTCGTATGCGGCCTCCATCTCCGCGGGCGTGAAGACGGCGATCTTCCGCACAAAGAGGTCGCGGCCGAGGGCGTCGGCAAGGGCGTCACCGCTTGCGGGAATCGCAAGCGCGGCCTCCCATCTCGCGGGCATGTTCTCCATGTCAGACATGTCGAGGCGCTCGATGAGGTGGCGCCTGAAGACCTGCACCCGCACGCCGAGGCGGGCGGCCATTTCCCGCACCGTCCGATCCTGCCGCGGCGCTGTGAGAATGTTGTATTTCATGGGGCGGAGGTCTTTTTCATAGAGGTATTCGGTC of Methanofollis sp. contains these proteins:
- a CDS encoding DUF1959 domain-containing protein; amino-acid sequence: MTEYLYEKDLRPMKYNILTAPRQDRTVREMAARLGVRVQVFRRHLIERLDMSDMENMPARWEAALAIPASGDALADALGRDLFVRKIAVFTPAEMEAAYEKARALAAGGASPDAAVEEGKKALREVITP